Proteins encoded by one window of Pyrinomonadaceae bacterium:
- a CDS encoding VIT and VWA domain-containing protein encodes MRAKYFPKSLLLTCLSLLTFAASDSLTTSGSIASAQDANKITQGTLQVLDPGGAPKAVCPLKHTEVKAQISGFLSRVTVTQQFENPFTEKIEAVYTFPLPQNAAVDDMTMVIGDKTVRGKVLKREEAQAVYEAAKAGGQRASLLSQERPNIFTQSVANILPGEKIKITISYVETLKYEDGSYEFVFPMVVGPRYIPGNATGAQSTGLAPDTDKVPDASRITPPPPPAGMRAGHDISVEVSLDAGVPIDALNSKTHQVIVERPNDRRARVTLQELVTIPNKDFILRYDVAGKKINDALLTHYTGASGFFTLIVQPPERVTAEDVTPKELVFVLDTSGSMYGFPIEKAKETMKMALDNLYPHDTFNLITFAGDTHILFPEPVSATKENLAKAQAFLESRQGGGGTEMMKAIKASLDPSDAQGHVRIVCFMTDGYVGNDMEIIGEVQKHPNARVFAFGIGSSVNRYLLDNMAKHGRGEVEYVALTDDGSAAARRFHERVRNPLLTDISVDWNGMPVSDVYPKVIPDLFGAKPVILTGKYGGNGRGVIRLKGKMSGRDFVREIPVDFSATDKRDVLATLWARTRVDELMAQDLNGAQAGTMKEDLKQTITQLGLDYRLMTQFTSFVAVEEMVVTDGGQPRRIDVPVEVPEGVDRDAVFGRETLRVNSRQVHGLTSLSAGSMNQTVTVAASAPSPVINTTDGQLRAVVDQKALDPGAVVTKNRAPRPKPKSQRSGSGGGSGGGIGYGVGGAGAGSGPSPAPRPEGDGGRKFTAAEQKRAKLHPSVLAIVDRLKDPKLAASADEAKFVREGKAEVQIWLTEKSEATLAKLKALGFEVVLDPKSAKLVIGRLTIEKLEALAEIAEVRYVAPQTMK; translated from the coding sequence ATGCGCGCAAAGTACTTTCCCAAATCGCTTTTACTAACCTGTCTCTCGTTGCTCACGTTCGCTGCTTCCGACTCGCTGACGACGTCAGGATCAATCGCGTCCGCCCAGGATGCGAACAAGATCACGCAAGGCACTCTTCAGGTCCTGGATCCGGGAGGCGCGCCAAAGGCCGTTTGTCCGCTCAAACACACTGAGGTGAAAGCCCAAATCAGTGGCTTTCTGTCACGCGTGACGGTAACGCAGCAATTCGAAAATCCTTTCACCGAAAAGATCGAAGCGGTTTACACGTTCCCCTTGCCACAGAACGCCGCCGTCGATGACATGACGATGGTGATCGGCGACAAGACGGTGCGCGGAAAGGTCCTCAAGCGTGAAGAAGCGCAGGCAGTTTACGAAGCCGCCAAAGCCGGTGGCCAGCGCGCAAGCCTGCTCTCGCAGGAGCGGCCGAACATCTTCACCCAATCGGTCGCGAACATTCTTCCCGGTGAAAAGATCAAAATCACGATCAGTTATGTCGAGACGCTGAAGTACGAAGACGGTTCCTACGAGTTTGTGTTTCCGATGGTCGTGGGCCCGCGTTACATTCCGGGCAACGCGACCGGCGCGCAGAGCACGGGTCTGGCGCCGGACACGGACAAAGTGCCGGACGCCTCGCGCATCACGCCGCCACCGCCGCCCGCCGGCATGCGCGCGGGTCACGATATTTCGGTGGAAGTTTCCCTCGACGCCGGTGTGCCGATTGACGCGCTCAATTCAAAGACGCACCAGGTGATTGTTGAGCGGCCTAACGATCGGCGCGCGCGCGTGACCCTGCAAGAGTTGGTGACGATTCCCAACAAGGATTTCATCCTGCGCTACGACGTGGCGGGCAAGAAAATCAACGACGCGCTGCTAACGCACTACACGGGCGCGAGCGGCTTCTTCACATTGATTGTCCAGCCACCTGAGCGAGTAACCGCCGAAGACGTGACGCCGAAAGAGCTTGTGTTCGTACTCGACACGTCAGGATCGATGTATGGCTTTCCGATCGAAAAGGCGAAAGAGACGATGAAGATGGCGCTCGACAATCTTTATCCGCACGACACTTTCAATCTGATTACTTTCGCCGGTGACACCCACATCCTGTTTCCCGAACCCGTGTCCGCGACGAAAGAGAACCTGGCGAAGGCGCAGGCTTTTCTGGAATCGCGTCAGGGCGGCGGCGGTACCGAGATGATGAAGGCCATCAAGGCGTCGCTTGATCCGTCAGACGCGCAGGGACATGTGCGGATCGTTTGCTTTATGACCGACGGCTATGTCGGCAACGACATGGAGATTATCGGCGAAGTGCAGAAGCATCCGAACGCGCGCGTTTTCGCGTTTGGCATTGGTAGCAGCGTGAATCGTTATCTGCTCGACAACATGGCGAAGCACGGTCGCGGTGAAGTCGAATATGTCGCGCTGACTGATGACGGCTCAGCCGCCGCCCGCCGTTTTCACGAGCGCGTGCGCAATCCTTTGTTGACCGACATTTCGGTCGATTGGAACGGCATGCCGGTCAGCGATGTTTATCCAAAAGTCATTCCCGATTTGTTCGGTGCTAAACCGGTGATTTTGACGGGCAAGTACGGCGGTAACGGTCGTGGTGTGATTCGCCTGAAAGGCAAGATGTCGGGCCGCGATTTCGTGCGCGAGATACCCGTCGATTTTTCGGCGACGGACAAACGGGACGTGCTGGCGACGCTTTGGGCGCGCACGCGTGTCGATGAGTTGATGGCGCAGGACCTAAACGGGGCGCAAGCCGGAACCATGAAGGAAGACCTGAAACAGACGATTACCCAACTCGGTTTGGATTATCGTCTGATGACGCAGTTCACTTCGTTCGTCGCGGTTGAAGAGATGGTGGTGACCGACGGCGGACAACCGCGGCGCATCGATGTTCCGGTGGAAGTACCGGAGGGGGTTGATCGCGACGCCGTGTTCGGCCGAGAGACCCTGCGGGTTAATAGTCGGCAAGTCCACGGCCTAACCAGCCTTTCCGCAGGGAGCATGAACCAGACGGTAACTGTTGCGGCTTCAGCTCCATCTCCAGTAATCAACACGACTGATGGGCAGCTGAGGGCTGTGGTCGACCAGAAAGCCCTGGATCCTGGAGCGGTCGTGACGAAGAATCGTGCGCCCCGTCCGAAACCTAAATCTCAACGCAGCGGCAGCGGTGGCGGCAGCGGCGGTGGGATTGGCTACGGTGTCGGTGGCGCCGGAGCCGGAAGCGGGCCTTCGCCGGCACCCAGACCAGAAGGGGACGGCGGGCGGAAATTCACGGCGGCCGAACAGAAAAGGGCGAAACTTCATCCATCGGTGCTCGCCATCGTGGATCGTCTCAAAGATCCGAAGCTCGCCGCTTCGGCCGACGAAGCGAAATTTGTTCGCGAGGGCAAGGCCGAGGTGCAAATCTGGTTGACGGAAAAATCAGAGGCCACACTGGCGAAGCTGAAGGCGCTCGGATTCGAAGTGGTTCTGGATCCGAAGAGTGCAAAGCTCGTCATCGGACGGCTGACCATCGAAAAGCTGGAGGCGCTCGCGGAGATTGCGGAAGTGCGCTACGTCGCACCGCAAACGATGAAGTGA
- a CDS encoding SET domain-containing protein has protein sequence MKLAHGLAIRKSPINGKGCFATTHFQRRRKIAEYTGERISDLEARQRARNRQVLRICDIDGRFSLDGARGGNGTHYINHSCQPNAFMRTLYGHVLFFALRDIRPGEEITIDYEQTLHPDSKRCACGAPTCRGKINKQ, from the coding sequence ATGAAACTTGCGCACGGCTTGGCAATCCGCAAATCCCCGATTAACGGCAAGGGCTGCTTTGCCACCACGCATTTCCAACGCCGGCGAAAGATAGCCGAGTACACGGGCGAGCGGATCTCAGACCTTGAAGCTCGCCAGCGCGCACGCAATCGTCAGGTCCTGCGCATCTGCGATATCGATGGGCGCTTCAGTCTGGACGGCGCGCGCGGCGGTAACGGCACGCACTACATCAATCACTCCTGCCAACCAAATGCGTTCATGAGAACTTTGTACGGCCATGTCCTGTTCTTTGCTTTGCGCGACATCCGGCCCGGTGAAGAAATCACGATCGACTACGAGCAGACACTGCATCCCGATTCGAAGCGTTGCGCCTGCGGAGCGCCAACCTGCCGCGGGAAAATCAACAAGCAGTAA
- a CDS encoding amino acid permease has product MAKTEANKLVRGLGLLDATMIVIGSMIGSGIFIVSAKSMTLVGSPGWLLAAWAIAGVLTITGALCCAELAAMMPRAGGQYVFLREAYGSATGFLFGWTLFFVVQTGTIAAVAVAFAIFMGVLTPTISESVYLIPPIHLGSYAITLSTQQLVAILLISFLTFTNTRGLNTGKLIQNTFTFTKTAALIGLIVIGLLLGRNATSAAYASDWWNPWANAGWNPSLAQPGMQTTSGLWLMMLVGLAMVGPLFAQSAWNNVTFTGSEIRDPGRNLPRALFIGCGVVVLLYLLANLTYVFTLPLGAFPGLRTPPNTIATETMKMALGRPGLTLMAIAIMISTFGCNNGLILAGARIYYAMARDGLFFKRAGNLSDRNVPVVALIAQCIWTCLLTLPRTVTTDPVTKQFKYGNVYGQLLDYVISADLVFYALMVGAVFVMRRKAPAMERPYRTIGYPVVPIIYILLAVLLIIDLAYLTPATSGIGYILVLMGIPAYLIWKRQSKAS; this is encoded by the coding sequence ATGGCGAAAACTGAAGCGAACAAACTCGTCCGCGGCCTCGGCCTGCTCGACGCGACGATGATCGTTATCGGATCGATGATTGGCTCGGGAATTTTTATCGTCTCGGCCAAATCAATGACCCTGGTCGGCTCGCCCGGATGGTTGCTGGCGGCCTGGGCGATTGCCGGCGTGCTGACGATCACCGGCGCGCTGTGTTGCGCGGAATTAGCGGCGATGATGCCGCGCGCAGGAGGCCAGTATGTGTTTCTCCGTGAGGCTTATGGTTCCGCGACGGGCTTCCTCTTTGGCTGGACACTCTTCTTCGTGGTCCAGACGGGAACAATCGCTGCGGTGGCAGTGGCCTTCGCGATTTTCATGGGCGTGCTGACCCCGACGATTTCCGAAAGTGTCTACCTTATTCCGCCAATCCATTTGGGAAGCTACGCCATCACGTTATCGACGCAACAGCTCGTCGCGATTCTGCTAATCAGCTTCCTGACTTTCACAAACACACGAGGGCTTAATACCGGCAAGCTGATTCAAAACACGTTCACGTTCACCAAGACCGCCGCCCTGATTGGTTTGATCGTGATTGGTCTGTTGCTCGGACGGAATGCGACCAGTGCGGCCTATGCAAGTGATTGGTGGAATCCATGGGCGAACGCCGGTTGGAATCCCAGCCTGGCGCAACCGGGAATGCAAACCACGAGCGGCCTGTGGCTGATGATGCTGGTTGGGCTGGCGATGGTTGGGCCGTTGTTCGCGCAGTCAGCTTGGAACAACGTGACTTTCACGGGCAGCGAGATTCGAGATCCGGGACGAAATCTCCCCCGCGCGCTTTTCATCGGTTGCGGCGTAGTTGTCCTGCTGTATTTGCTCGCCAACCTGACTTACGTGTTCACCTTGCCGCTGGGTGCATTTCCCGGACTCCGCACGCCTCCGAACACGATCGCCACGGAAACAATGAAGATGGCCCTGGGTCGTCCCGGACTGACGTTGATGGCGATTGCGATCATGATCTCGACGTTCGGATGCAACAACGGATTAATTTTGGCGGGGGCGCGGATTTACTACGCGATGGCGCGTGATGGCCTTTTCTTCAAACGCGCCGGCAACCTCAGCGATCGCAACGTTCCGGTAGTGGCGTTGATCGCGCAATGCATCTGGACATGTCTGCTTACATTGCCGCGCACCGTGACCACCGATCCCGTAACCAAACAATTCAAGTACGGAAACGTCTACGGCCAGTTGCTCGACTATGTGATTTCGGCTGACCTGGTTTTTTATGCGCTGATGGTCGGAGCGGTTTTCGTGATGCGTCGGAAAGCGCCTGCCATGGAGAGGCCTTATCGCACAATCGGTTATCCCGTCGTGCCAATCATTTATATTCTGCTCGCTGTGCTCTTGATAATTGATTTGGCTTACCTAACGCCGGCCACTTCCGGAATTGGATACATACTCGTGCTCATGGGCATTCCCGCGTACCTGATATGGAAAAGGCAGTCCAAAGCTTCATGA